TGGTGAATACCAACCTCTTTTTTATTGTGTTCAAAGCATTTGTTCATTATTTCACAAAAAGGACAAAAATTTTCTTAGCTTTTAACTATTATCCATCATATTCATTTTAGGAGGAATGAAAAATGGCACAGCAAAAATTAAAAAGGGACCTGCATAATCGCCATGTCCAGCTGATTGCAATAGGAGGTACCATTGGGACAGGATTATTTCTTGGATCGGGTAAAGCCATCCAATTAGCAGGTCCATCTATCATCTTTGCTTATTTAATCGTAGGAATTGCCTGTTTTTTTGTCATGCGGGCGTTAGGAGAACTGCTTTTGTCAAATGCGGGCTATCAATCTTTTACAGATTTTGCTGAGGATTATATCGGACCGTGGGCAGGATATGTAACTGGATGGACGTACTGGTTTTGTTGGATTATGACAGCTATGGCTGATGTTATCGCAGTTGGTGTCTATGTACGTTATTGGTTCAATATCCCTCAATGGGTGCCTGCGATCGTGTGTTTAATCATTTTATTGGGTTTAAATCTGTTAACCGTAAAACTGTTTGGAGAGTTAGAGTTCTGGTTTGCATTAATTAAAGTCATAACCATTCTAGCGTTAATTCTCATTGGGGTTATTTTACTAATTGTTGGATTCCATACGGATTCTGGTACTGTTTCAGTAAAAAATATATGGAAGTATGGCGGTCTGTTTCCACATGGAATATCAGGATTCTTCTTATCATTCCAAATGGTTGTTTTCGCTTTTGTAGGTGTGGAATTAGTAGGAGTATCTGCTGCAGAAACTTCGAATCCGCAAAAAAATATCCCATCTGCTATTAATAAAATTCCGCTAAGAATTCTCTTTTTCTATGTAGGGGCAATTATTATTCTATTATGTATCAACCCTTGGACACAATTGAACGCGGCAAACAGTCCTTTTGTTAAGACTTTTAGTTTAGTAGGCATTCCGATCGCTGCGGGCATTATTAATTTTGTTGTATTAACATCTGCAGCTTCTGCTTGTAACAGTGGATTATTTTCAACGAGCCGGATTCTTTATAATTTAAGCAGCCATGATCAGGGACCAGCCACTTTTTCGAAATTAAACAAAAATCATGTTCCGAGCAATGCTTTGTTTGTTTCAGCCCTAGTCCTTTCCTTTGGTGCCCTTTTAAGCAAATTGATTCCTGAACAAGCTTTCAGTATTGTGACAACTATAAGCGCTATTTGTTTCATTTGGGTATGGGGCATTATTTTAATTTGTCATTTACGTTACGCAAAATCTCGTCCTGATTTAAGAAAAAAATCGAAGTTTAAAGCGCCATTGACACCATTTATTAATTATGTGGTACTTGCCTTATTTGCTTTCATTTTAATTATCATGCTATTTGCTGATGAAACTCGTGAAGCCTTATTGATGACACCTATTTGGTTTATCCTGTTATTTGTTCTATATTTTTTTAAAAAGAAAAAGGAAAAAACCATTAGAATTCCCGCATAAATGAAACAAGCTCCTCACCTCTAAAGTGATGAGCTTGTTTTTTTATTTTTCATTAATAATTCGATACACTGGAAAGTAAAGAAGAAGAACGGTGTGCCCATTTTAACTTAATGAATAAACGAAATAAGAGCAGGTTTGATAAAGAATAATCATGTAAATAAAAGTGAAAAGGTGCGATGTCAATGAAGTTTATACTTGCCCCTGATTCATTTAAGGAGAGTATGACAGCCAAGAAGGCTGCTCTGGCAATGGAAAAAGGAATTAGAAAGGTCTTTCCAGATGCGGAATGTGTGATTGCACCCATGGCAGATGGGGGAGAAGGAACGGTAGATGCCCTTGTTGATATAACCAACGGTCACATCATCCAGTCTGAAATCTCTGGCCCGTTAGGTCAAAAAGTATTAGCGGAATTCGGTCTCTTAGGGGAAGGGAAGACTGCTGTTATCGAGATGGCAAGTGCAAGTGGTTTGGCATTAATTAAACCGGAGGAACGCAATCCATTATTGACAACTACCTATGGTACGGGGGAATTAATCAAACACGCATTAGAACTTGGTGTCACACAGATTTTAATCGGAATTGGCGGAAGTGCAACGAATGATGGGGGAGTCGGAATGCTGCAAGCCCTAGGTGTATCTTTCAAGGATTCAAATGGAAATGAACTGGGACACGGCGGTGGATTCCTCCATCAGTTGCATTCTATTGATATTACTGGTTTAGACAGTAGATTAAAAACCGTCCATATCGACGTTGCGTGTGACGTGAGCAACCCACTGATTGGTAAAAATGGAGCATCAGCCATTTTTGGTCCCCAAAAAGGAGCAGATCCTGAAATGGTAATGAAGCTGGATCAAAACCTATCCCATTATGCAAAGATCATTAAGCAGCAATTGAATCATGATGTGGCCATGACTCCTGGTTCAGGTGCAGCAGGCGGACTTGGGGCCGGTCTATTAGCTTTCCTTAACGCACATTTGAAAAATGGTATTGACTTAATACTGGATTATACCCGGCTCGAGGATCAGATGAAAGATGCAGATTTTGTCTTCACAGGTGAAGGAAGCATAGATAGTCAAACCATATTTGGAAAAACACCATACGGAATTGCCATGGCTGCAAAAAAGTACTCCGTACCAGTTATCACGATTGCTGGGAAAATCGGCACTGGCATTGAACCATTATATGAAATTGGAATGACGTCTATTATTGGAATCTCAAAAGGCATTACTTCGATAAAAGCAGCATTAGAGTTTGGAGAAGTAAATTTAGCTTTTGCTGCAGAAAATGTCTGCAGGCTATTAAGTTTAAAAAAATAAAAGTGTAAAAACTCAGTCACCTAGAGCAGGTCGCTGAGTTTTTTATAGGGTTTATAACTGTACTTCACTGAAAAATAGGTATACCATATCAATGGAGAAAGAAACTAGAAGAGAACTGTCAGAGAGCGCAGTCATGTGAAAGGATCGTGTACAGTTTGAATTGGAAACGAACGCTATTGATATTATGGTTTGCGGATTTTTTTGGTGCGATGGGGATGAGTTTAATTTTACCTTTTCTTCCCTTATATATTGAGCAATTGGGGGTACATGAAACAGCTTCCATTGAGCGGTGGACAGGCTGGATATTTGCTGCTCAATTTATTGTTTCAGTATTTTTTCAACCTCTTTGGGGCTCCATGGCTGACAAGTACGGACGCAAGGTCATGCTTTTAAGAGCCGGTTTTGGAATGGGAGTTGTTACAGCCTTGATGGGGCTGGTCACCCAACCTTGGCAATTACTTGTATTACGTATAATTAATGGGGTATTTTCCGGTTTTATGTCTATGTCGGTCTCCCTTCAAGCATCAGTTACTCCAAATGAACAATCAGGTAAGGCATTAGGGACATTGCAAACGGGATTGGTTGCAGGGAGTTTATTAGGTCCTTTAGCAGGCGGAATCCTTGCTGAAAAAATTGGATATCATCATATTTTCTATTTAACAGGAGCATTACTTTGTATCGCTGGCCTCCTCATCTTGTTCTTTGTTCATGAGGATCATAAACCCGGCTCGGCAAAAGAGAAAAAGAAGGTGCAATGGTATATGGTCAAGCCATTGCTGCCAGTATTTATTGCATCGTTTGTTACGAATTTAGGGATGATGAGCATCGAACCATTGGCAACCGTATATGCCAAAACGTTGTACCACGGAATGCATTTAGAGTTTTTTGCCGGACTTGTCGTTTCCATAACGGGTATGGCGAATCTAATAGGGGCACCTACATTAGGAAGAATTGGTGATAAAATTGGTCAGAAAAGAGTATTGGCATTTGCATTAATGATGGCTGCACTGGCATTTATTCCACAGGCACTGGCCGGCAATATTACCACATTATTGATCGGCCGTTTTCTCCTTGGGTTATTTATAGGCGGAATGGTACCATCGCTTAATGTCCTAGTTAAAAAACTAGCACCCCCTGATATTCAAGCAACTGTGTTTGGATTAAATAGTTCTTCCCTATTTTTGGGCAATTTCGTGGGTCCGTTAATAGGTAGCCATGTGGCCGCTGCTTTTGGGATTAGATCTGTCTTTTATGTTACTATGGCCATCCTGATGATAAACTCAATTTCTATTTATTTCAACCAATCTATGGAAACAAAGATCTCACCAAAACAGAAAATGGCCTCTTAAAAGAGATTCACCGTTCTTTCGCGAAACATGGAAAGAATGGTGAATTTCTTTCATATAAAATGAATTTGACAATAAGTAAAAATAGGTATATTATTATCTCGAATTCAAGATAATTTAAATTGAGATAAAAGGAAAGGAGATACATTTTATGTTAAGAAAGTTAGAAAACGAAAAAATGGGAAGAAGTAATTTAGGCTGGCTTAAAAGTGTTTTTCACTTTTCATTTGCTAATTATTATAATCCAAAAAATATCCATTTTGGGACGCTGAGAGTAATCAATGATGATCTGGTTGATGCTGGAACGGGATTTGACCTGCACCCACATCAAAATATGGAAATCATTTCTTATGTAGTGAATGGCGAGCTTACACACGGGGATAGCATGGGAAATAGGAGCACAATCGAAAGAGGCCATGTTCAATATATGAGCGCAGGTACTGGAGTGTATCACAGTGAGCATAATTTAGGGGATGAAACATCGAGATTTTTGCAAATTTGGATTTTGCCTGATAAAAATGGCTATGAACCAAGCTATGGTGATTATCGTTTTAATTGGGACGATAGAAAAAACACTTGGCTTCA
Above is a genomic segment from Neobacillus endophyticus containing:
- a CDS encoding amino acid permease; the protein is MAQQKLKRDLHNRHVQLIAIGGTIGTGLFLGSGKAIQLAGPSIIFAYLIVGIACFFVMRALGELLLSNAGYQSFTDFAEDYIGPWAGYVTGWTYWFCWIMTAMADVIAVGVYVRYWFNIPQWVPAIVCLIILLGLNLLTVKLFGELEFWFALIKVITILALILIGVILLIVGFHTDSGTVSVKNIWKYGGLFPHGISGFFLSFQMVVFAFVGVELVGVSAAETSNPQKNIPSAINKIPLRILFFYVGAIIILLCINPWTQLNAANSPFVKTFSLVGIPIAAGIINFVVLTSAASACNSGLFSTSRILYNLSSHDQGPATFSKLNKNHVPSNALFVSALVLSFGALLSKLIPEQAFSIVTTISAICFIWVWGIILICHLRYAKSRPDLRKKSKFKAPLTPFINYVVLALFAFILIIMLFADETREALLMTPIWFILLFVLYFFKKKKEKTIRIPA
- a CDS encoding glycerate kinase family protein, whose amino-acid sequence is MKFILAPDSFKESMTAKKAALAMEKGIRKVFPDAECVIAPMADGGEGTVDALVDITNGHIIQSEISGPLGQKVLAEFGLLGEGKTAVIEMASASGLALIKPEERNPLLTTTYGTGELIKHALELGVTQILIGIGGSATNDGGVGMLQALGVSFKDSNGNELGHGGGFLHQLHSIDITGLDSRLKTVHIDVACDVSNPLIGKNGASAIFGPQKGADPEMVMKLDQNLSHYAKIIKQQLNHDVAMTPGSGAAGGLGAGLLAFLNAHLKNGIDLILDYTRLEDQMKDADFVFTGEGSIDSQTIFGKTPYGIAMAAKKYSVPVITIAGKIGTGIEPLYEIGMTSIIGISKGITSIKAALEFGEVNLAFAAENVCRLLSLKK
- a CDS encoding MFS transporter, which encodes MNWKRTLLILWFADFFGAMGMSLILPFLPLYIEQLGVHETASIERWTGWIFAAQFIVSVFFQPLWGSMADKYGRKVMLLRAGFGMGVVTALMGLVTQPWQLLVLRIINGVFSGFMSMSVSLQASVTPNEQSGKALGTLQTGLVAGSLLGPLAGGILAEKIGYHHIFYLTGALLCIAGLLILFFVHEDHKPGSAKEKKKVQWYMVKPLLPVFIASFVTNLGMMSIEPLATVYAKTLYHGMHLEFFAGLVVSITGMANLIGAPTLGRIGDKIGQKRVLAFALMMAALAFIPQALAGNITTLLIGRFLLGLFIGGMVPSLNVLVKKLAPPDIQATVFGLNSSSLFLGNFVGPLIGSHVAAAFGIRSVFYVTMAILMINSISIYFNQSMETKISPKQKMAS
- a CDS encoding pirin family protein, whose protein sequence is MLRKLENEKMGRSNLGWLKSVFHFSFANYYNPKNIHFGTLRVINDDLVDAGTGFDLHPHQNMEIISYVVNGELTHGDSMGNRSTIERGHVQYMSAGTGVYHSEHNLGDETSRFLQIWILPDKNGYEPSYGDYRFNWDDRKNTWLHMVSGKNGEAPIKINQDTNIYVVELDNDKEINFKIEDGRQAYLVQIEGSSQINNLTLNTRDALEAVEEDLRIKAHENSHVLIVEMEKTE